A portion of the Acidisarcina polymorpha genome contains these proteins:
- a CDS encoding sensor domain-containing protein, protein MIDQSMVPYLTAIVESIEDAVLAKTFAGIITYWNPGAEVLYGYSASEMVGRHISLLFPAGLPREFNAIMRRLEHGERIKHFETVLVAKSGKRIDVSLTISPLFSRRGELIGALTIARDNSDRRRAEHQLSLHVERLALATAVARIGVWEWELSTDQLTWDATMLAMYGFEPTDRITYENWAACVHSEDLPGREASLRRVVEQNLDGSGEFRIVSADGGVKIISFTERAVLDGAANVVRVVGVNVDVTERRAVEAALRKSQEQMKYLAEHDFLTGLPNQRILNDRIGQAIELGSRTGRTVALLFLDMDGFKHINDSLGHPAGDKLIQSISKRLLDCVRSSDTVSRQGGDEFIVLLPEVNHPEDTAIAARRMLEAVAAVHSVDEHELQITACIGISIYPDDGLDAETLIKNADTAMYNAKDNGTRGYEFFQPAMNLRAVERQFLEEGMRQALERAEFVLHYQPKIDLRTGAITGAEALIRWMHPTRGLLYPGNFIPIAEASGLIIPIGAWVLRQACIQAQSWIGKGLPPITMAVNVSPVRFESEGFLEGLFAILNETGLDKKSVEIEVTETLLIRRPELTASILRTLRETGVRIAMDDLGTGYSSLSYLHNLPLDALKIDQSFVRQISMAPNQIGIVSAIILMGKSLNLKLIAEGIETAEELKFLQDLNCDEGQGYYFSPPVLPEQFARLHNTGGFRIFGDAARTRSPLNSCDQIAREQERDRRRLS, encoded by the coding sequence GTGATCGACCAGTCTATGGTTCCGTACCTGACCGCGATCGTGGAGTCAATAGAGGACGCTGTCCTGGCCAAGACTTTCGCAGGGATCATCACATACTGGAACCCCGGAGCCGAGGTTTTGTACGGATATTCAGCATCCGAGATGGTCGGAAGACACATCTCGCTTCTATTTCCCGCCGGCCTCCCGAGAGAGTTCAATGCCATCATGCGACGCTTGGAGCATGGCGAACGCATCAAGCATTTTGAGACCGTGCTGGTTGCGAAATCCGGTAAACGCATCGACGTGTCCCTAACGATCTCACCACTCTTTAGCCGACGGGGTGAGCTCATCGGGGCGTTGACGATTGCGCGGGACAATAGCGATCGGAGACGAGCTGAACACCAACTATCGTTGCATGTCGAACGCCTCGCGCTTGCGACGGCGGTTGCCAGGATAGGCGTTTGGGAATGGGAGTTGTCGACGGATCAACTCACTTGGGATGCCACGATGTTGGCAATGTATGGTTTCGAGCCAACCGATCGGATCACTTACGAGAATTGGGCCGCCTGCGTTCATTCTGAGGACCTGCCCGGACGCGAAGCGTCCCTACGCAGGGTAGTAGAGCAAAACCTTGACGGTTCTGGGGAGTTTCGGATTGTGTCGGCTGACGGCGGTGTGAAAATTATCTCTTTTACAGAGCGAGCAGTTCTCGACGGGGCTGCGAATGTTGTACGAGTGGTCGGCGTCAATGTAGACGTCACCGAACGCAGAGCGGTCGAGGCGGCGTTGCGGAAGAGCCAAGAGCAGATGAAATACTTGGCCGAACATGATTTTCTAACCGGCCTGCCCAATCAAAGGATCCTGAACGACCGAATTGGTCAAGCCATCGAACTCGGAAGCCGTACCGGAAGAACTGTTGCACTGCTCTTTCTAGATATGGACGGCTTCAAGCACATCAACGACTCTCTAGGCCATCCTGCTGGGGACAAGCTCATTCAGTCGATATCCAAACGCCTGCTGGATTGTGTGCGTTCCTCAGACACGGTAAGCCGGCAAGGAGGAGATGAATTTATTGTTTTGCTTCCAGAAGTAAACCACCCGGAGGATACCGCGATTGCGGCGAGAAGAATGCTTGAGGCCGTAGCCGCGGTGCATTCCGTTGACGAGCACGAACTGCAAATTACAGCGTGCATTGGGATCAGCATCTATCCGGATGACGGCCTGGATGCCGAAACGCTCATCAAGAATGCCGATACTGCTATGTACAATGCAAAGGACAATGGTACTCGTGGGTACGAGTTTTTTCAGCCAGCCATGAATCTTCGAGCGGTGGAACGGCAATTTCTTGAAGAAGGTATGCGTCAGGCTCTTGAACGCGCGGAATTTGTGCTGCACTACCAGCCAAAGATCGACCTCAGAACTGGTGCTATTACTGGAGCGGAAGCTCTGATACGCTGGATGCATCCTACTCGAGGCTTGTTATATCCAGGGAACTTCATTCCTATTGCCGAAGCGTCCGGTCTTATTATTCCGATTGGGGCCTGGGTACTCCGGCAAGCGTGTATTCAAGCCCAGTCCTGGATAGGCAAAGGCCTGCCGCCCATAACCATGGCCGTAAATGTCTCCCCGGTCCGGTTTGAGAGCGAGGGCTTTCTTGAAGGCCTGTTCGCAATTCTCAACGAAACCGGCCTCGATAAAAAATCTGTTGAGATCGAGGTTACCGAAACTCTTCTCATAAGACGCCCCGAGCTAACGGCATCCATTCTCCGAACCCTGCGCGAAACTGGAGTACGGATTGCCATGGACGATTTGGGGACAGGCTACTCCAGCTTGAGCTACCTACATAATCTTCCTCTTGATGCCCTCAAGATCGACCAATCGTTTGTCCGACAGATCAGCATGGCTCCCAATCAGATCGGTATCGTAAGCGCCATCATCCTTATGGGCAAGAGTCTTAACCTGAAACTCATAGCTGAGGGAATTGAAACTGCCGAAGAACTGAAATTTCTTCAAGATCTAAATTGCGACGAAGGCCAAGGGTACTACTTCAGCCCACCCGTCCTTCCCGAGCAGTTCGCAAGACTTCACAACACTGGTGGATTTCGGATCTTTGGTGACGCCGCGAGAACTCGATCTCCGTTGAATTCATGCGACCAGATTGCGCGGGAACAGGAGCGTGATCGCAGACGCCTCAGCTAA
- a CDS encoding DUF4386 domain-containing protein: MTSLKRTARIAGVWYLGFTFGPFYLLYVPSKTVVLNDAAATAARILAHETLFRWSMLAESLGVVIFIGLSLALYRLLESVDRHRARQMVALVLVSAALSLVALAFNAAALLVFRGGDGFNSLDVHTREAIAMILIRMHGQANGINQIFWGLWLLPFGWLVVRSRFLPRWLGYWLLLDGVAWAVVGVTWFFSPDWANAMFHYLQPIFFAEIVAMLWLLIVGAKEHEVRQP, from the coding sequence GTGACGTCTCTGAAGAGAACGGCCCGCATCGCCGGCGTTTGGTACCTCGGCTTCACCTTTGGACCGTTCTACCTGTTGTATGTTCCCTCAAAGACAGTCGTGCTGAACGATGCCGCAGCAACTGCGGCCCGGATACTCGCGCATGAAACGCTCTTCCGCTGGAGCATGCTTGCCGAATCACTCGGTGTCGTGATCTTCATCGGCCTGAGTCTTGCGCTCTATAGACTTCTTGAGAGCGTAGACCGCCACCGGGCGCGACAAATGGTGGCTCTCGTGCTGGTTTCGGCCGCATTAAGTTTAGTCGCTCTTGCTTTTAACGCGGCAGCACTCCTCGTCTTTCGCGGAGGCGACGGTTTCAATAGCCTTGACGTACACACACGCGAAGCAATCGCCATGATTCTCATCCGAATGCATGGCCAGGCGAATGGCATCAACCAGATATTTTGGGGACTATGGCTGCTGCCTTTCGGATGGCTGGTCGTTAGGTCGCGCTTCTTACCACGCTGGCTTGGATACTGGCTTCTACTTGACGGTGTCGCGTGGGCTGTCGTCGGGGTGACATGGTTCTTTTCTCCTGATTGGGCTAACGCAATGTTCCACTACCTGCAACCGATATTCTTTGCCGAGATCGTCGCGATGCTCTGGCTGCTGATTGTGGGAGCAAAGGAGCACGAAGTCAGACAGCCATGA
- a CDS encoding PadR family transcriptional regulator: MLTFGKKKSGYDLKKAIAASTANFWSESYGNIYPTLKKLLEEGSIQEENDKAAATKRPKQLYSITEKGRESLKQWFRRPVAERSEDNELLLKLFFGAMMSPGESLALVRAHRDHHVALLERLKAIERRIMTGPSTDKRRVYLWATLSYGQAVSQALIQWSDATEKALQTLG; encoded by the coding sequence ATGCTCACTTTTGGCAAGAAGAAGTCGGGCTACGACCTCAAGAAAGCGATTGCTGCGAGCACAGCCAACTTCTGGAGCGAAAGCTATGGCAACATCTATCCAACCTTGAAAAAGCTGCTTGAGGAGGGTTCGATCCAAGAAGAGAACGACAAGGCCGCAGCCACCAAGAGACCGAAGCAGCTTTACAGCATCACCGAGAAAGGGAGGGAGTCACTAAAGCAATGGTTCCGACGGCCGGTGGCGGAGCGATCCGAAGACAACGAACTGCTGCTGAAGCTGTTTTTCGGCGCGATGATGTCTCCAGGAGAATCGCTTGCCTTAGTCAGGGCTCATCGAGATCATCACGTTGCTTTACTCGAAAGGCTTAAAGCGATTGAGAGACGCATCATGACAGGTCCAAGCACCGACAAGCGGAGAGTGTACCTGTGGGCGACGCTCTCCTACGGGCAGGCAGTCAGCCAAGCGCTGATTCAATGGTCTGATGCGACCGAGAAAGCTTTGCAAACCTTAGGGTAG
- a CDS encoding phage integrase N-terminal SAM-like domain-containing protein, translating to MTQLRERMLHELERRNYSPSTIRGYLGAVRQFAEHFHCSPEQLGAEHLRRYQRYLASAEFLRRFVQHVLPRGLPRIRYFGFLANRRRARILPLCRALLSQPPPTETPVIARPTQWECPHCHGRMHLVARLSAAQIFFAEAKEAYQLDSS from the coding sequence ATGACCCAACTTCGCGAGCGCATGCTGCACGAGCTTGAGCGGCGCAACTATTCACCTTCTACGATCCGCGGCTACCTCGGTGCGGTGCGACAGTTTGCCGAACATTTCCATTGCTCGCCGGAGCAACTGGGCGCTGAGCACCTGCGGCGTTATCAGCGATACCTGGCTTCCGCAGAGTTTCTGCGCCGCTTCGTACAGCATGTCCTGCCCAGAGGCCTTCCCCGCATCCGCTACTTCGGCTTCCTCGCCAACCGAAGACGAGCCCGCATACTGCCACTCTGCCGCGCTCTGCTCAGCCAGCCTCCTCCAACTGAAACGCCTGTTATCGCAAGGCCCACACAATGGGAGTGTCCGCACTGTCATGGACGCATGCACCTTGTCGCACGGCTCTCGGCCGCACAGATATTCTTCGCGGAAGCAAAGGAGGCATATCAGCTTGACTCTTCCTAG
- a CDS encoding isochorismatase family protein, whose translation MAHVAPRFSPSDSIILLVDHQTMTIDWVKSLPKTTVIASCRVLARMGVTFSMPLFLTTTMEEYVGPTLPEIQEVASGAFAARFKRGGILSCFDQPELVAALKATGRTNLILAGLTTDICLFWAARDAVRLGYNVNVIADACGTMSTIGDDTTFDRLRGLGVTVSVVNQIVTELENDFGSTDGLKAQQILSDEVISKLN comes from the coding sequence ATGGCGCACGTCGCACCTCGTTTCTCACCCTCCGACAGCATCATCCTGCTTGTCGACCACCAGACCATGACCATCGATTGGGTTAAGAGCCTGCCGAAGACCACCGTCATAGCCAGCTGCCGCGTACTCGCCCGTATGGGCGTCACCTTCTCCATGCCGCTCTTCCTTACGACCACAATGGAGGAGTATGTCGGGCCGACGCTGCCCGAGATCCAGGAGGTCGCGTCCGGCGCCTTTGCCGCGCGCTTCAAGCGCGGCGGCATCCTAAGCTGCTTCGACCAGCCTGAACTCGTCGCCGCACTCAAAGCCACAGGCCGCACCAACCTGATTCTGGCGGGCCTTACCACCGACATCTGTCTGTTCTGGGCGGCCCGGGACGCCGTTCGCCTCGGCTACAACGTCAATGTCATCGCCGATGCCTGTGGCACCATGTCCACAATCGGCGACGACACGACTTTTGATCGGCTTCGTGGCCTCGGCGTCACGGTCAGTGTCGTCAACCAGATCGTCACCGAGCTCGAAAACGACTTCGGCAGTACTGATGGCCTCAAAGCCCAGCAAATCCTCTCCGACGAAGTCATCTCCAAGCTGAATTAG
- a CDS encoding alginate export family protein: MLSARASLYIATIFALAALGAGLRLTAQTVNPPPYTPPVWDIDWSYLAQPAAAGASEPDWTDRFHYISLGNNRFLSITGQIRERGEYQDYPAVGAQPPNNGYFMQRYLISSDLHLNTHFRTFIQFDSGLVDFRDGGPRPGVDEDKLDFNQGFVDFTLSKSSDHSLTVRAGRQLISLGSTRLIATGAGLNVEQPFDGFRLMLHAGQWSADGLAVRPTEIKTGIFDNEPNSAEELWGLYLSRPLLPLHTNVDLYYLGYDHKSVRYTQSTGPEQRETVGARVWSHTPAWDYDFEYTAQFGRFNTGNIRAWGTGYHLGYTFNRARFAPHPELDGGVLSGDHNAHDNTLGTFNPLFPNGNFLSQSILLGPLNLIIVRPTFKTALTRKATTNTNFELLWRQATEDGVYNIAGILTHAPANSTARFIGAQIQQEIDYAFTRHLSGSLAYEHFFAGEFLKQSPPGHSLNFISPQLAYNF, from the coding sequence GTGTTAAGCGCTCGAGCCTCTCTTTACATCGCGACGATATTTGCTCTGGCGGCACTTGGCGCAGGCCTCCGGCTCACCGCGCAGACTGTGAACCCGCCGCCGTACACACCACCGGTGTGGGATATCGACTGGTCGTATCTCGCCCAGCCCGCCGCAGCCGGGGCATCTGAGCCAGACTGGACCGACCGCTTCCACTACATCTCTCTGGGCAACAACCGCTTCCTCTCGATCACCGGGCAGATCCGCGAGCGTGGCGAGTACCAGGACTACCCCGCCGTCGGCGCGCAGCCCCCGAATAACGGCTACTTCATGCAGCGCTACCTGATCAGCTCCGACCTCCACCTGAACACGCATTTTCGCACCTTCATCCAATTCGACAGCGGCCTGGTCGACTTTCGTGACGGTGGACCGCGCCCCGGCGTCGACGAGGATAAGCTTGATTTCAATCAGGGCTTTGTTGATTTCACTCTCTCTAAATCGTCGGACCATTCCCTCACTGTTCGGGCCGGCCGCCAGCTTATCTCATTAGGTTCGACACGCCTCATCGCTACCGGAGCTGGCCTCAATGTCGAACAGCCCTTCGATGGCTTCCGTCTTATGCTCCACGCCGGGCAATGGAGCGCCGATGGACTTGCCGTCCGCCCAACGGAGATCAAGACCGGTATATTCGACAACGAACCGAATTCCGCTGAAGAGCTGTGGGGGCTCTACCTGAGCCGGCCTCTTCTGCCATTGCATACCAACGTCGATCTCTATTACCTGGGCTATGACCACAAGTCGGTTCGCTACACGCAGAGCACGGGGCCGGAGCAACGCGAAACGGTCGGCGCCCGCGTCTGGTCCCACACTCCGGCGTGGGACTACGACTTCGAATACACCGCTCAGTTTGGGCGCTTCAACACCGGCAACATCCGAGCCTGGGGCACGGGGTATCACCTGGGCTACACCTTCAATCGCGCCCGCTTCGCCCCACACCCGGAACTGGACGGAGGCGTCCTGAGCGGTGATCACAATGCCCACGACAACACGCTCGGCACATTCAATCCACTCTTTCCAAACGGCAATTTCCTTAGTCAGAGCATTCTGCTCGGCCCCCTCAACCTCATCATCGTGCGTCCCACCTTCAAGACAGCCCTGACCCGCAAAGCCACGACGAACACCAACTTCGAACTCTTGTGGCGCCAGGCCACAGAGGACGGCGTCTACAACATCGCCGGCATTCTTACCCATGCTCCAGCCAACTCAACCGCCCGGTTTATCGGCGCACAGATCCAGCAGGAGATCGATTACGCATTCACCCGGCATCTCAGCGGCTCGTTGGCTTACGAGCACTTCTTCGCCGGCGAATTCCTCAAGCAAAGCCCCCCTGGCCACAGCCTCAACTTCATCTCTCCTCAATTGGCTTACAACTTCTAA
- a CDS encoding MarR family winged helix-turn-helix transcriptional regulator — protein MQGPPSSGGFGAEPQGPAPDEAASLELIVSIGRAFKFVDDYVRPRMQKHGLTMTEFSVLMVLWQHGPTPLGELSERILLTGASTTYTVKKLEKRGLIARESRSEDKRVVTGVITEKGRTLARKIAPLHATELAEAMHRLSTEEKKTAAKLLSKLRGLGPNER, from the coding sequence ATGCAAGGACCTCCATCGAGCGGCGGTTTCGGGGCCGAGCCACAGGGACCTGCGCCGGATGAGGCAGCGTCGCTGGAGCTGATCGTCTCGATCGGCAGAGCGTTCAAGTTTGTCGACGATTATGTGCGCCCGCGAATGCAGAAGCATGGCCTGACCATGACTGAATTCTCGGTGTTGATGGTGCTTTGGCAACACGGCCCCACCCCGCTCGGTGAGTTAAGCGAGCGGATTCTGCTCACCGGTGCAAGCACGACCTATACTGTCAAGAAGCTGGAAAAGCGCGGGTTGATTGCCCGCGAGTCGCGAAGCGAGGACAAGCGCGTGGTGACGGGAGTCATCACCGAAAAAGGTCGAACGCTGGCGAGGAAGATTGCCCCATTACATGCGACCGAGCTTGCGGAAGCAATGCATCGCCTTTCCACCGAAGAAAAGAAGACTGCGGCCAAGCTCCTGAGCAAGCTGCGTGGCCTGGGGCCTAATGAGCGCTAA
- a CDS encoding IS6 family transposase, whose product MFKRRRFPVEIILLCVRWYCKYGISYRDLVEMMQERGVELDPSTIMRWVHRYAPELEKRVRWYQGYRTSSWRVDETYVKVGGRWKYLFRAVDKHGRLVDFMLADRRNTRAAHRFLGKALKTMHHWPPCSITTDQLGSYPKAIRRLQREGKLSADTKHRTCKYLNNIIEADHGALKRVIRPTRGFQTMRTAPATIKGFEVMRMIRRGHCLTCKPHVKEEIRFVNKLFDIFAVAA is encoded by the coding sequence ATGTTCAAACGCCGGCGGTTCCCCGTTGAGATCATCCTGCTTTGTGTGCGCTGGTATTGCAAGTACGGCATCAGCTATCGGGATCTCGTGGAGATGATGCAGGAGCGTGGCGTGGAACTAGACCCGTCTACGATTATGCGCTGGGTGCATCGTTATGCGCCTGAATTGGAGAAACGGGTGCGCTGGTACCAAGGCTACCGAACCAGTTCCTGGCGCGTAGACGAGACGTATGTGAAGGTCGGCGGTCGGTGGAAGTACCTGTTTCGGGCCGTCGACAAGCATGGCCGCTTGGTTGATTTCATGTTGGCAGATCGCCGCAATACTCGGGCAGCCCATCGTTTCTTGGGAAAAGCGTTGAAGACCATGCACCACTGGCCGCCGTGCTCGATCACCACCGACCAACTCGGTTCCTACCCAAAAGCAATCCGCCGACTACAGCGCGAGGGCAAGCTGTCTGCCGACACAAAACATCGGACCTGCAAATACCTGAACAACATCATCGAAGCCGACCATGGCGCCCTCAAGCGCGTCATCCGACCCACTCGAGGCTTTCAGACGATGAGGACCGCGCCTGCTACGATCAAGGGTTTTGAAGTGATGCGTATGATCCGTCGAGGGCATTGCCTCACCTGTAAGCCGCACGTCAAAGAGGAGATCCGATTCGTAAACAAGCTATTCGACATCTTCGCTGTCGCTGCCTGA
- a CDS encoding SDR family oxidoreductase: MLGTPQHAANIVAFLLSPAGSWINGQLIKPDGGFSA; encoded by the coding sequence CTGTTAGGTACTCCTCAACACGCTGCAAATATCGTCGCATTTCTATTGTCGCCTGCTGGTTCTTGGATTAACGGCCAGCTCATAAAGCCCGACGGCGGCTTTTCCGCATAA
- a CDS encoding TonB-dependent receptor: protein MNIVRNVLALVVLSCLSVSAQQITGNIRGVVTDPTGAVIQGASVTARQAETGLSRTTTTDREGSYVLLELPVGHYSLQVTAKGFQEYLQDGITLNVNETASVSPHLAVGSEKQQVLVSGDAPLIEPTVTSMGKVVQQREMEDLPLNGRNFSQLGLLQPGVVPLTPGLAEAGGGLRDGQAYAVNGQRPESNNFLIDGANNFNGVDGGFVLKPPVDAINEFRIITHSANAEFGGSLGSTTNIITRSGTNQLHGTLWEFLRNDAVDANNYFAPTKEPLKQNQFGAAAGGPIKKDKTFIFGFYEGFRNNQGVSGQTTVPSLKERGGDFSALCPEGFTQGFCNNPANQLFNVLANAPYLDNLVPRAQLDPVSENLLSFFPLPNAGTNLFSTTQILTNDTDQAGIKVDDYLDPRDTLSFRYVFYQLSQVDPLSPGGASVPGFPVGENQRAQSFVADETHTFSPTLIAVGRFSFLRNKLLFGQSENHQPPSSVGFQYQPSLEAATGLPFIQVSGYADVGNPITGPRNTYENVFDYSGSLSWVHGQHTLKFGGGYQYQQINVLQGIATNGFFVFAPFPVTDAFASFLTGQPVVFLQGIGNFSRHIRGNSGNAYVQDTYKVTPRLTVNAGLRYELPFPYTETNNLLSLFAPGKQSRVIPNAPVGLLYPGDPGVTAGLIPTDYKAFAPRFGIAWDPTGNGKLLITSAYGIFYEPYYTGQGGPLQAPISAPPFLGTPQVSLPDFADPFNGDPPAPGTFSKPLTNLTLSPTLRLPYAQDWDLNLQQTFGSNYLFEIGYVGTKGTRLPRFIEANPAVFVPGYVDGQPISNSSNADQRRLFSGCTLADPPSSCQFSSTGEIAGIANSSYNALETSLRKQYSRGLSFLLSYTWSKVIDDVSSFNITGSEAKPVAGENDLAQDPFNLAAERGPSLFDARNRFVASYVWDLPFWNHPQNWYQTVLGAWQLNGIATLMSGTPFTVFDSNDVAAQGSAPEITGFSAQRPNLVGSPNNGPRQVRAWLNASAYQQLNTVTNAGQFGTEGRNVNVGPAYADWDFGALKNFKVTESMQIQFRAELFNILNRTNFHLPDSDISSPTFNYILEANPPRQVQFALKFMF from the coding sequence ATGAACATTGTTCGCAATGTGCTGGCACTTGTGGTGCTGTCTTGTCTCAGTGTGTCTGCTCAGCAGATCACCGGAAACATTCGCGGTGTAGTTACAGATCCGACAGGTGCTGTCATTCAAGGCGCCTCGGTTACGGCGCGGCAGGCGGAAACGGGTCTGTCGCGGACTACGACAACCGATCGGGAGGGCAGCTATGTTCTTCTGGAACTCCCAGTCGGGCACTACAGCCTGCAGGTGACAGCGAAGGGTTTCCAGGAATATTTGCAGGACGGCATCACTCTCAACGTGAATGAGACAGCTTCAGTCTCGCCTCATCTCGCGGTCGGATCCGAAAAGCAACAAGTGCTGGTCAGCGGCGACGCTCCGCTGATTGAGCCGACCGTCACTAGTATGGGCAAGGTAGTCCAACAGCGCGAGATGGAGGATCTGCCCCTGAACGGACGCAACTTCTCGCAACTTGGTCTGCTGCAGCCTGGAGTCGTTCCGCTAACGCCTGGGTTAGCCGAAGCGGGAGGTGGGCTGCGCGACGGACAGGCTTATGCGGTCAACGGCCAGCGACCCGAATCGAACAACTTTCTCATTGACGGCGCGAATAACTTCAACGGAGTTGACGGCGGATTCGTCCTCAAGCCGCCGGTAGACGCGATCAACGAGTTCCGCATTATCACGCATAGCGCAAATGCTGAATTCGGAGGCTCTCTAGGATCGACAACGAACATCATCACTCGGTCAGGCACAAACCAGCTTCACGGAACACTATGGGAGTTCCTGCGCAACGACGCAGTCGATGCGAACAACTATTTCGCGCCGACCAAAGAGCCACTGAAGCAAAACCAGTTTGGCGCCGCGGCTGGTGGGCCGATCAAAAAGGACAAAACGTTCATTTTCGGATTCTATGAAGGCTTCCGTAACAACCAGGGCGTGTCAGGGCAGACCACAGTGCCGTCGCTGAAGGAGCGTGGCGGCGACTTCTCAGCACTCTGCCCGGAGGGCTTTACGCAGGGCTTCTGCAACAACCCTGCGAATCAGCTTTTCAACGTCCTCGCCAATGCACCGTACCTGGACAACCTGGTGCCGCGGGCCCAGTTGGACCCGGTTTCAGAAAACCTGCTGAGTTTCTTCCCGCTCCCCAACGCCGGCACGAACCTGTTCTCCACAACTCAGATCTTGACCAACGATACCGATCAGGCCGGCATCAAGGTGGATGATTACCTCGATCCGCGCGACACGCTGAGCTTCCGTTACGTGTTTTACCAACTCTCTCAGGTCGATCCGCTATCGCCAGGCGGCGCAAGCGTGCCTGGGTTCCCGGTCGGCGAAAACCAGCGCGCACAGAGCTTTGTCGCGGACGAAACGCACACGTTTTCGCCGACCCTCATCGCGGTGGGCCGGTTCTCGTTTCTGCGCAACAAACTCCTCTTCGGCCAGAGTGAAAACCACCAGCCCCCCTCAAGCGTTGGGTTCCAATACCAACCGAGTCTCGAAGCCGCCACCGGACTGCCATTCATCCAGGTGAGTGGCTATGCCGATGTTGGTAATCCGATCACCGGCCCGCGTAACACCTACGAAAATGTCTTTGATTACTCTGGGTCGCTGAGCTGGGTTCATGGCCAGCACACGCTGAAATTTGGCGGCGGATACCAATATCAGCAGATCAACGTGCTGCAAGGAATTGCGACCAACGGCTTCTTCGTATTTGCGCCGTTCCCTGTAACGGACGCGTTCGCCAGTTTTCTCACCGGGCAGCCGGTGGTCTTCCTGCAAGGTATCGGCAATTTTTCGCGCCATATTCGGGGCAACAGTGGAAATGCCTATGTGCAGGACACCTACAAGGTCACACCGCGTCTCACGGTCAATGCCGGCCTGCGGTATGAGTTACCCTTCCCGTACACCGAAACGAATAATTTGCTCTCGCTGTTTGCGCCGGGAAAGCAATCCCGGGTGATACCGAACGCGCCGGTGGGGTTGTTGTATCCCGGCGATCCCGGCGTGACGGCAGGCCTGATCCCCACCGATTACAAGGCATTTGCGCCGCGCTTCGGCATCGCGTGGGACCCGACCGGTAACGGCAAGCTGTTGATTACTTCGGCGTACGGTATCTTCTACGAGCCTTATTACACCGGACAGGGTGGGCCTTTGCAGGCCCCGATCAGTGCGCCTCCGTTCCTGGGAACCCCGCAGGTGAGCCTCCCGGACTTCGCAGATCCGTTCAACGGCGATCCTCCTGCCCCGGGGACGTTTTCTAAGCCACTCACGAACCTGACCCTGTCGCCGACGTTAAGACTTCCTTATGCGCAGGATTGGGACTTGAACCTACAGCAGACGTTCGGATCTAATTATTTGTTCGAGATCGGATACGTCGGCACCAAGGGAACCCGCCTGCCCCGCTTTATCGAAGCGAACCCAGCGGTATTCGTTCCTGGATACGTGGACGGCCAGCCAATCTCCAATTCCAGCAACGCTGATCAACGGCGGCTCTTTTCCGGCTGCACACTCGCCGATCCGCCGAGCAGTTGCCAGTTTTCATCGACCGGCGAGATCGCGGGCATCGCCAATTCGTCGTATAACGCACTGGAAACCTCGCTGCGGAAGCAGTACAGCCGTGGGCTGTCATTCCTACTCTCGTATACGTGGTCGAAGGTGATCGACGATGTTTCGTCGTTCAACATAACGGGCTCAGAGGCGAAGCCAGTCGCAGGAGAAAACGACCTCGCCCAGGATCCGTTCAATCTTGCAGCCGAGCGTGGGCCCTCGCTGTTCGACGCTCGCAACCGATTCGTTGCGAGCTATGTATGGGATCTTCCGTTCTGGAATCATCCGCAGAACTGGTATCAGACGGTGTTGGGCGCATGGCAGTTGAATGGCATAGCAACGTTGATGAGCGGCACGCCATTCACGGTGTTTGACTCGAACGACGTCGCGGCGCAAGGCAGCGCGCCGGAGATCACCGGCTTCTCCGCCCAGCGACCCAACCTCGTCGGCAGCCCCAATAACGGGCCGCGCCAGGTGCGCGCATGGCTCAACGCCAGCGCTTACCAGCAACTCAATACCGTAACCAATGCGGGTCAGTTTGGCACAGAAGGTCGCAACGTGAATGTCGGCCCGGCTTATGCCGACTGGGACTTCGGTGCACTTAAGAATTTCAAGGTGACAGAATCAATGCAGATCCAGTTCCGCGCGGAGCTGTTTAACATCCTGAATCGCACGAACTTTCATCTGCCCGACAGCGACATCAGCTCGCCGACATTCAACTATATCCTTGAGGCAAATCCTCCGCGCCAGGTGCAGTTTGCGTTGAAGTTTATGTTTTAG